A window from Candidatus Nitrospira neomarina encodes these proteins:
- a CDS encoding FAD-binding and (Fe-S)-binding domain-containing protein: MPLLLPEKKSSLGPDLAKKLGQDKVRWDWATLKAYSVDASIYKIPPQVVVLPETEEDIDAVMEYAVKVGVPLTPRAAGTNLTGSAIGAGIIVDISRMNRLLEVNRDEQWARVQPGLVLSEFNKQLAPMGLMYGPDPSSGDMCKLGGMLGNNSAGPHTLRYGSVKDNVHSLRIRLLTEGWLDAQSVSIGGPAHASLLKGFPSLKAVWTMMQEDQALIRARRPKVSKNSSGYNIFDLVDGLERGVLDVPKLFIGSEGTLGIMSEATVKLVKRPDATVTGLIHFRHLDGMGESVPHLLELNPNALEVMDGNSLDLIGRNRYGIPSDAAATLLIEFDEGGGADRRHRLMEMCQRFPITGKVRLASDPAQQGELWKARKALFPMLYRFDPQKKPINFVDDVVVPAARTGELIRYLEEYFGGRSVPVAIFGHVGNGNAHIVPLLDLHNQHDVDAMVEAHREIHQTVLDRFDGSICGEHGDGRIRAETVRLMYGEEVYHIFVRVKQAFDPQGMMNPGVKISDTSFTEHIDVERMGKPCATCAKCNSVCPVYDVFQSEDMSARGWFEIVTASDYSYLQSERVVDACLNCKSCRTICPAGVDVSELILQRRAEHPNGLAAWVFALHARQWIFHPLLKFMAWTQSFWDRPVLRGMLEKLTGPVLRKLAPTAKIPRDMVLPTFAKRHLRDRYPELCHSEHLRQASIAYFHGCAANYFEDGVGDAVIGLLADYGVKVALPPQRCSGTPIETYGLRDLVKEGARENLAHLAPYATVITSCASCTLSLKDYARLFSGEPEEAAAIDLSKRVKHISEFLVEQGMSSPNMHSARVSADGKLEKVTYHSSCHLRAAGVSQAPRDLLASVADLEFVEMQDADRCAGGAGTYIVKNYETSQKIFQRKKRAIQESGAQVVATSCPACMIQLKNGLRGIAEVKHIAQVMREHPGRK; the protein is encoded by the coding sequence ATGCCGTTGTTGTTACCTGAAAAGAAATCTTCTTTGGGGCCCGATTTAGCCAAAAAATTGGGCCAGGATAAAGTTCGGTGGGATTGGGCCACGCTGAAAGCCTATTCCGTCGATGCCAGTATCTACAAAATTCCGCCACAGGTTGTTGTGCTTCCTGAAACAGAGGAAGACATTGATGCCGTGATGGAGTATGCCGTCAAGGTTGGAGTTCCTCTGACTCCACGGGCCGCCGGAACGAATCTGACCGGATCAGCCATTGGAGCCGGCATTATCGTGGATATCTCCCGAATGAATCGATTGCTGGAAGTGAATCGCGACGAGCAGTGGGCGCGAGTGCAACCAGGCCTGGTGTTATCCGAATTCAATAAGCAGTTGGCCCCTATGGGGTTGATGTATGGGCCGGATCCTTCAAGCGGGGATATGTGCAAATTAGGTGGTATGTTGGGCAACAATTCGGCCGGTCCGCATACGCTTCGCTATGGATCGGTCAAGGACAACGTTCATTCTCTCCGGATTCGGCTGCTTACTGAGGGTTGGCTTGACGCTCAATCTGTTTCTATTGGAGGCCCGGCTCATGCATCCTTGTTGAAAGGGTTTCCATCCCTAAAGGCGGTGTGGACCATGATGCAAGAGGACCAAGCGTTGATCCGCGCCAGGCGTCCGAAGGTGAGTAAAAACAGTTCCGGCTATAACATCTTTGATTTGGTCGATGGACTGGAACGGGGCGTATTGGACGTTCCAAAATTATTTATCGGGAGCGAGGGAACACTTGGCATTATGAGTGAAGCAACCGTCAAGTTGGTTAAACGCCCTGATGCCACCGTGACGGGTCTCATTCATTTTCGACATCTGGATGGTATGGGCGAATCGGTTCCCCACTTATTGGAGTTGAACCCCAATGCCTTGGAGGTGATGGATGGAAATTCGTTAGATTTGATCGGGCGAAATCGCTATGGCATTCCATCGGATGCAGCGGCGACACTGCTCATTGAATTTGATGAAGGCGGAGGCGCAGACCGTCGTCATCGTTTGATGGAGATGTGCCAAAGATTTCCGATCACCGGGAAGGTGAGGTTGGCGTCTGATCCAGCCCAGCAAGGGGAATTGTGGAAAGCCCGCAAGGCATTGTTTCCGATGCTCTATCGATTTGATCCTCAAAAAAAGCCCATCAATTTTGTCGATGATGTGGTCGTGCCGGCCGCACGCACCGGTGAGTTGATCCGGTATCTGGAAGAGTACTTTGGAGGACGATCGGTGCCGGTCGCCATATTTGGACATGTGGGAAATGGCAATGCTCATATTGTGCCGCTGCTTGATTTGCACAATCAACATGATGTTGATGCCATGGTCGAGGCTCACCGGGAGATTCACCAGACTGTCTTAGACCGGTTTGACGGATCAATTTGTGGAGAGCATGGAGACGGGCGTATTCGCGCCGAGACCGTTCGCTTGATGTATGGAGAAGAGGTGTATCACATTTTTGTTCGAGTGAAGCAGGCGTTCGATCCACAGGGCATGATGAATCCCGGTGTGAAAATCAGTGATACCTCGTTTACGGAACATATTGATGTGGAGCGCATGGGCAAACCCTGTGCAACGTGCGCAAAATGTAATTCCGTGTGTCCGGTGTATGATGTGTTTCAGTCTGAAGATATGAGTGCGCGCGGATGGTTCGAGATTGTAACGGCTTCGGATTACTCGTATCTTCAATCGGAACGGGTCGTCGACGCCTGTTTGAATTGCAAGTCCTGCCGGACTATTTGTCCGGCCGGTGTCGATGTGTCCGAACTGATTCTGCAACGACGGGCGGAGCATCCCAATGGGCTGGCCGCTTGGGTGTTTGCCCTCCATGCCCGTCAATGGATTTTTCATCCCCTGTTGAAATTTATGGCATGGACCCAATCTTTTTGGGATCGTCCGGTTCTTCGAGGCATGTTGGAAAAACTGACTGGCCCGGTATTGCGAAAGTTGGCTCCCACGGCAAAGATTCCCCGAGATATGGTTCTGCCGACGTTTGCTAAACGGCATTTACGTGATCGGTATCCTGAACTGTGTCATTCTGAACATCTCCGGCAGGCCTCAATCGCGTATTTTCACGGGTGTGCGGCCAACTATTTTGAGGATGGAGTGGGGGATGCGGTGATCGGGCTTTTGGCTGACTACGGTGTGAAGGTCGCTCTTCCACCTCAACGATGCTCGGGGACGCCGATTGAAACCTACGGGTTACGGGATTTGGTAAAAGAAGGCGCGCGAGAAAATCTGGCTCACCTGGCACCGTATGCCACCGTGATTACCAGTTGTGCATCGTGCACGTTAAGTCTGAAGGATTATGCCAGGCTGTTTTCTGGAGAGCCGGAGGAGGCCGCAGCTATAGATCTATCCAAACGGGTGAAGCATATCTCTGAATTTCTTGTTGAACAGGGGATGTCGTCACCCAATATGCACTCAGCCCGGGTATCGGCCGATGGGAAGTTGGAGAAAGTGACGTACCATTCTTCGTGCCATCTTCGTGCCGCGGGTGTGTCCCAGGCTCCCAGGGACTTGTTAGCTTCTGTGGCTGACCTTGAATTTGTCGAAATGCAGGATGCCGATCGGTGCGCGGGCGGAGCGGGTACGTATATCGTCAAAAATTATGAAACCTCTCAGAAGATTTTCCAGCGTAAGAAGCGGGCTATTCAAGAGAGCGGGGCACAGGTGGTGGCAACGAGTTGCCCCGCATGTATGATTCAATTAAAAAATGGACTTCGTGGGATAGCGGAGGTTAAGCATATTGCGCAGGTCATGCGGGAGCATCCAGGGAGGAAGTAG
- a CDS encoding MoaD/ThiS family protein → MVKVLIFGLALREAVEDPEVEISLENATTIRQLLEDFPDHFQGLMPFLQANELMLTINQKISTLEAKVKNGDTLKITHQGGDNLADGAMWQNP, encoded by the coding sequence ATGGTAAAAGTATTGATATTTGGCCTTGCGCTTCGTGAAGCGGTTGAAGACCCGGAAGTTGAAATCAGCTTGGAAAATGCCACCACAATTCGGCAATTGCTAGAGGATTTCCCCGATCACTTTCAAGGATTAATGCCTTTCCTCCAGGCCAATGAACTCATGTTGACAATTAATCAGAAAATCTCCACGTTGGAAGCCAAAGTGAAAAATGGGGACACCCTGAAAATCACTCACCAGGGAGGAGACAACCTTGCGGACGGTGCGATGTGGCAAAATCCTTAA
- a CDS encoding DUF3565 domain-containing protein, whose protein sequence is MNQPIIGFHQDDADDWVADLACGHGQHVRHQPPLSYRPWVQTPEGRRAHLKTILNCKKCDEEASLPSQKTT, encoded by the coding sequence ATGAACCAGCCCATTATCGGGTTTCATCAAGATGACGCGGATGATTGGGTGGCAGATCTGGCCTGCGGCCATGGTCAGCACGTTCGACACCAACCTCCCCTAAGTTATCGCCCATGGGTTCAGACACCAGAAGGACGTCGTGCCCATCTCAAAACCATCCTCAATTGCAAAAAATGTGACGAGGAGGCATCCCTTCCTTCACAAAAGACAACCTAA
- a CDS encoding DUF4197 domain-containing protein: protein MIISPVIMSVLLLLLPQIAFAQFGDFLNEIDKLSLPGAKTLEDDKIISGLKEALIVGTENTVKLTGNTDGFLKNEAIKILLPEKLQSMDKALQLAGFGPQVDELVVSMNRAAEQAAPLAKPIFKDAVTNMSFDDAKKILDGGDTAATDYFQGKTRDQLAKAFKPEVEKTMSQVGVTTQYKELVGQYTMLPFVKVPAFDLDDYVVGKSLDGLFHTLAQEEQKIRTNPAARVTDLLKDVFGK from the coding sequence ATGATCATTTCTCCCGTCATCATGAGTGTTCTCCTCTTGCTCCTTCCGCAGATCGCCTTCGCACAATTTGGGGACTTTCTGAATGAGATCGATAAATTGTCTCTGCCTGGTGCAAAAACCCTCGAAGATGACAAAATAATTTCTGGCCTTAAAGAAGCTCTGATCGTCGGAACGGAAAATACGGTGAAACTCACTGGTAACACAGACGGCTTTTTAAAAAATGAAGCTATAAAAATCTTACTGCCCGAAAAACTTCAATCCATGGATAAAGCGCTTCAACTGGCCGGATTCGGGCCCCAAGTTGATGAGTTGGTGGTTAGTATGAACCGGGCCGCCGAGCAGGCCGCTCCCTTGGCCAAACCCATATTCAAAGATGCGGTCACCAACATGAGCTTTGACGATGCCAAGAAAATTCTGGATGGAGGAGATACCGCTGCGACTGATTATTTCCAAGGTAAAACACGCGATCAACTTGCCAAGGCGTTTAAACCTGAAGTGGAGAAGACAATGAGCCAAGTCGGGGTCACCACGCAATACAAGGAATTGGTGGGACAATATACGATGCTACCGTTTGTCAAAGTCCCGGCATTTGATCTGGACGATTATGTGGTTGGAAAAAGTTTGGACGGGCTGTTTCACACATTAGCCCAGGAAGAGCAAAAAATCAGGACTAACCCTGCAGCGCGCGTTACAGATTTACTCAAGGATGTCTTTGGCAAATAA